In Bacteroidia bacterium, a single genomic region encodes these proteins:
- a CDS encoding macro domain-containing protein: MTQYRFGYVSFELRVGDIVSQLDMQAIVNAANAELRIGGGVAGAIHRAAGPGLEQECRPLAPIRPGEAVITGAHNLPNQYVIHCLGPVYGRDKPEDRLLANCYRNALQLAEKKGISSIAFPAISTGAFGYPLDEAVAIAVDTILDEIPSLKSVQHVAMVLFSEHDLKTHENYLSKKLKS, from the coding sequence ATGACCCAGTACCGTTTCGGATACGTATCGTTTGAATTAAGAGTTGGAGACATTGTCAGTCAACTAGATATGCAGGCCATTGTGAATGCTGCCAATGCCGAACTGCGCATTGGCGGGGGCGTGGCCGGGGCCATTCACCGGGCAGCGGGGCCAGGCCTGGAACAGGAATGCCGCCCGCTTGCACCGATAAGACCGGGCGAGGCGGTGATCACCGGGGCGCACAATCTGCCCAACCAATACGTCATCCACTGCCTGGGGCCTGTCTACGGCCGCGATAAACCCGAAGATCGGTTGCTGGCCAACTGCTACCGCAATGCCCTGCAACTTGCGGAGAAGAAAGGAATTTCCTCCATTGCCTTTCCGGCTATTTCCACAGGTGCTTTTGGCTATCCACTGGACGAGGCCGTGGCAATCGCGGTTGACACCATCCTGGATGAAATTCCCAGCCTCAAATCGGTGCAGCATGTGGCGATGGTATTATTTTCAGAACACGATCTGAAGACTCATGAGAATTATCTGAGCAAGAAGTTGAAGTCATGA